The following proteins are encoded in a genomic region of Chelmon rostratus isolate fCheRos1 chromosome 3, fCheRos1.pri, whole genome shotgun sequence:
- the c3h19orf67 gene encoding UPF0575 protein C19orf67 homolog: MTDIEVQVDVLLASNSPSGQQAFGGLLEDTSDATESDWMESLQNIGQGETEEPLSFLADVALALSCGDQAACSCDCEACSCAEVRRLEASLRSMQLQLQFFMSKADDLQDCLVNGQGHLEREALAAAVPSFLFTCQPFFNHLESTARSTVSQLTSLSFDIYKGHLQLLDLCQQLCDRLEQLVLTYASYNLLCLDETEPNSVSHFCIGQSQFGGLRLTVFLYCKLTPYLARVDTGLYKRMRWNVDRLADEQQHTDEKQGGEREAKTARETEFYFLCYEDVSNAHAEAGRNSQDVSLGNMVRMWSIGQWVQENPDPNTEDINDWIMCEVPQATYHRLLLLGSDEPSSCSATDFLQQLLLSQQTTE; the protein is encoded by the exons ATGACAGATATTGAAGTTCAGGTTGATGTCCTGCTCGCCTCAAACTCTCCATCAGGACAACAGGCGTTTGGGGGGCTTCTGGAGGACACGAGCGATGCGACGGAGTCAGACTGGATGGAGAGCCTTCAAAACATCGGACAAGGAG AGACTGAGGAGCCGCTGTCGTTTTTGGCCGACGTGGCTCTGGCGCTATCCTGTGGCGATCAAGCGGCCTGCAGTTGTGACTGTGAGGCCTGCAGCTGTGCGGAGGTCAGGCGGTTGGAGGCGAGCCTCCGCtccatgcagctgcagctgcagttctTCATGAGCAAAGCGGATGACTTACAGGACTGCCTTGTCAACGG ACAGGGTCATCTAGAGAGAGAGGCTCTTGCTGCTGCAGTACCAAGTTTCCTGTTCACCTGTCAGCCCTTCTTTAACCACCTGGAATCTACAGCTAGAAGCACTGTGTCCCAGCTCACCTCCCTTTCCTTTGACATTTACAAAGGg caccTGCAGCTGTTGGACTtgtgtcagcagctgtgtgacagGTTGGAGCAGCTGGTGTTGACCTACGCCAGCTACAATCTCCTCTGTTTGGACGAGACTGAGCCTAACAg TGTGTCTCACTTCTGCATCGGTCAGAGCCAGTTCGGAGGACTGAGGCTGACCGTGTTCCTCTACTGTAAGTTGACGCCGTACCTGGCCCGGGTCGACACTGGCCTGTACAAACGCATGCGCTGGAACGTGGACAGACTAGCAGATGAGCAGCAGCACACGGATGAAAAGcagggtggagagagggaggcaaaaACAGCCCGTGAGACAGAATT TTACTTCCTGTGCTACGAGGATGTTAGCAACGCACACGCAGAGGCTGGCAGGAATAGCCAAGATGTCTCTCTTGGTAACATGGTGAGGATGTGGTCCATCGGTCAGTGGGTGCAGGAGAACCCTGACCCCAACACAGAGGACATCAATGACTG gatCATGTGCGAGGTTCCTCAGGCCACCTATCACAGGCTGTTGTTACTGGGTAGCGATGAGCCGTCGAGCTGCAGTGCTACagacttcctgcagcagctgctgttgtcacaGCAGACCACAGAGTGA